A genomic region of Staphylococcus roterodami contains the following coding sequences:
- a CDS encoding RluA family pseudouridine synthase, translating into METFEFNITEKEQTGMRIDKLLPELNSDWSRNQIQDWIKAGLVVANDKVVKSNYKVKLNDRIVVTEKEIVEADIQPENLNLDIYYEDDDVAVVYKPKGMVVHPSPGHYTNTLVNGLMYQIKNLSGINGEIRPGIVHRIDMDTSGLLMVAKNDIAHRGLVEQLMDKSVKRKYIALVHGNIPHDYGTIDAPIGRNKNDRQSMAVVDDGKEAVTHFNVLEHFKDYTLVECQLETGRTHQIRVHMKYIGFPLVGDPKYGPKKTLDIGGQALHAGLIGFTHPVTGEYIEKQAELPQDFEDLLETIRKRDA; encoded by the coding sequence ATGGAGACATTTGAATTTAACATTACAGAAAAAGAACAGACTGGTATGCGTATTGATAAACTCTTACCTGAATTAAATAGTGATTGGTCGCGTAATCAAATACAAGACTGGATTAAAGCAGGATTAGTGGTAGCTAATGATAAAGTTGTAAAATCAAATTATAAAGTAAAGCTAAATGATCGTATTGTTGTCACTGAAAAAGAAATTGTAGAAGCTGACATCCAGCCTGAAAATTTAAATTTAGACATTTATTATGAAGATGATGATGTTGCAGTAGTATATAAACCAAAAGGTATGGTTGTACATCCATCACCAGGTCATTATACCAATACTTTAGTTAATGGTTTAATGTATCAAATTAAAAACTTATCTGGCATCAATGGCGAGATACGTCCAGGTATTGTACACCGTATTGATATGGATACTTCAGGCTTATTGATGGTTGCTAAAAATGACATCGCACATCGTGGTTTAGTGGAACAATTAATGGATAAATCGGTTAAAAGAAAATATATTGCTTTAGTTCATGGTAATATTCCGCATGATTATGGAACTATCGATGCACCAATCGGTAGAAATAAAAATGACCGTCAATCAATGGCAGTTGTTGATGATGGCAAGGAAGCAGTAACACATTTTAACGTACTAGAGCACTTTAAAGACTATACTTTAGTTGAATGTCAACTTGAAACCGGACGTACACATCAAATCCGTGTTCATATGAAATATATTGGATTCCCTTTAGTTGGTGATCCTAAGTACGGTCCGAAGAAGACTTTGGATATAGGTGGACAAGCATTACATGCTGGACTGATTGGATTTACACATCCTGTTACAGGGGAATATATTGAAAAACAAGCTGAATTACCTCAAGATTTTGAAGATTTGTTAGAGACAATACGAAAAAGAGATGCATAA
- the pyrR gene encoding bifunctional pyr operon transcriptional regulator/uracil phosphoribosyltransferase PyrR has translation MSERIIMDDAAIQRTVTRIAHEILEYNKGTDNLILLGIKTRGEYLANRIQNKIHQIEQQQIPTGTIDITYFRDDIEHMSSQTSKDAIEIDTDITNKVVIIIDDVLYTGRTVRASLDAILLNARPIKIGLAALVDRGHRELPIRADFVGKNIPTSKDETVSVYLEEMDQRNAVIIK, from the coding sequence ATGTCTGAGCGTATCATTATGGATGATGCAGCAATACAACGTACAGTAACGAGAATCGCTCATGAAATTTTGGAGTATAACAAAGGTACTGATAATCTAATTCTATTAGGTATTAAAACAAGAGGTGAATATTTAGCTAATCGTATACAAAATAAAATTCACCAAATAGAGCAACAACAAATACCTACTGGAACAATTGATATAACTTATTTTAGAGATGATATTGAGCATATGTCATCACAAACGTCAAAAGATGCGATTGAAATCGATACTGACATTACAAATAAAGTTGTCATAATTATTGATGACGTACTTTATACTGGCCGTACGGTTCGAGCTTCACTAGACGCTATTTTATTAAACGCTAGACCAATTAAAATTGGATTAGCCGCATTGGTTGATCGAGGGCATCGAGAACTACCAATACGAGCTGATTTTGTTGGTAAAAACATTCCAACTTCTAAAGACGAAACAGTTAGTGTTTATTTAGAAGAGATGGATCAAAGAAATGCAGTTATAATTAAATAA
- the carB gene encoding carbamoyl-phosphate synthase large subunit translates to MPKRNDIETILVIGSGPIIIGQAAEFDYAGTQACLALKEEGYRVILVNSNPATIMTDKEIADKVYIEPLTHDFIARIIRKEQPDALLPTLGGQTGLNMAIQLHESGVLQDNNVQLLGTELTSIQQAEDREMFRTLMNDLNVPVPESDIVNTVEQAFKFKEQVGYPLIVRPAFTMGGTGGGICHNDEELQEIVSNGLHYSPATQCLLEKSIAGFKEIEYEVMRDKNDNAIVVCNMENIDPVGIHTGDSIVVAPSQTLSDVEYQMLRDVSLKVIRALGIEGGCNVQLALDPHSFDYYIIEVNPRVSRSSALASKATGYPIAKLAAKIAVGLTLDEMLNPITGTSYAAFEPTLDYVISKIPRFPFDKFEKGERELGTQMKATGEVMAIGRTYEESLLKAIRSLEYGVHHLGLPNGESFDLDYIKERISHQDDERLFFIGEAIRRGTTLEEIHNMTQIDYFFLHKFQNIIDIEHQLKEHQGDLEYLKYAKDYGFSDKTIAHRFNMTEEDVYQLRMENNIKPVYKMVDTCAAEFESSTPYYYGTYETENESIVTDKEKILVLGSGPIRIGQGVEFDYATVHAVWAIQKAGYEAIIVNNNPETVSTDFSISDKLYFEPLTEEDVMNIINLEQPKGVVVQFGGQTAINLADKLAKHGVKILGTSLENLNRAEDRKEFEALLRQINVPQPQGKTATSPEEALANAAEIGYPVVVRPSYVLGGRAMEIVDNDTELENYMTQAVKASPEHPVLVDRYLTGKEIEVDAICDGETVIIPGIMEHIERAGVHSGDSIAVYPPQTLTEEELATLEDYTIKLAKGLDIIGLINIQFVIAHDGVYVLEVNPRSSRTVPFLSKITDIPMAQLAMRAIMGEKLTAMGYQEGVQPYAEGVFVKAPVFSFNKLKNVDITLGPEMKSTGEVMGKDTTLEKALFKGLTGSGVEVKDHGTVLMTVSDKDKEEVVKLAQRLNEVGYKILATSGTAKKLSEHDIPVEVVGKIGGENDLLTRIQNGDVQIVINTMTKGKEVERDGFQIRRTTVENGIPCLTSLDTANALTNVIESMTFTMRQM, encoded by the coding sequence ATGCCTAAACGTAACGATATCGAAACAATTTTAGTAATAGGGTCTGGACCAATAATTATAGGTCAAGCGGCTGAATTTGACTATGCTGGTACACAAGCTTGTTTAGCATTAAAAGAAGAAGGATACCGTGTCATATTAGTGAACTCAAATCCAGCCACTATTATGACTGACAAAGAAATTGCAGATAAAGTATACATTGAGCCATTAACACATGACTTTATAGCGAGAATAATACGTAAAGAACAACCTGACGCTTTATTACCGACATTAGGTGGACAAACTGGATTGAATATGGCAATTCAATTACATGAAAGTGGCGTACTTCAAGATAATAATGTGCAATTATTAGGTACTGAATTAACATCAATTCAACAGGCGGAAGATCGTGAAATGTTTAGAACATTAATGAACGACTTAAATGTTCCAGTACCAGAGAGTGACATAGTAAATACAGTAGAACAAGCATTTAAATTTAAAGAACAAGTTGGATATCCATTAATCGTTAGACCAGCGTTTACAATGGGGGGAACTGGTGGTGGTATTTGTCATAATGATGAAGAGCTACAAGAAATAGTATCAAACGGTCTTCATTATAGTCCTGCCACACAGTGTTTGTTAGAAAAATCAATTGCAGGATTCAAAGAAATCGAATATGAAGTAATGCGTGACAAAAATGACAATGCCATCGTGGTATGTAACATGGAGAATATTGATCCAGTGGGTATTCATACAGGAGATTCAATTGTCGTAGCACCTAGTCAAACGCTTTCAGATGTGGAATATCAAATGTTACGAGATGTTTCATTGAAAGTAATTAGAGCATTAGGAATAGAAGGCGGATGTAACGTTCAATTGGCATTGGATCCACATTCATTTGATTATTATATTATTGAAGTAAATCCACGTGTATCTCGTTCGTCAGCTTTAGCATCTAAAGCTACTGGATATCCTATTGCGAAATTAGCTGCTAAAATTGCGGTCGGCCTTACATTAGATGAAATGTTAAATCCTATCACTGGTACATCATATGCGGCATTTGAGCCAACTTTGGATTATGTGATTTCAAAAATTCCAAGGTTCCCATTTGATAAATTCGAAAAAGGGGAACGAGAGCTTGGTACACAAATGAAAGCAACTGGTGAAGTTATGGCAATTGGTCGAACTTACGAAGAATCATTGTTAAAAGCAATTCGTTCGCTAGAGTACGGTGTACATCATTTAGGATTACCGAATGGTGAAAGTTTTGACTTAGACTATATAAAAGAACGTATTTCTCACCAAGATGATGAGCGACTATTTTTTATTGGTGAAGCAATTAGAAGAGGGACAACGTTAGAAGAAATTCATAATATGACTCAAATTGATTATTTCTTCTTACACAAGTTCCAAAATATTATCGACATTGAACATCAATTAAAAGAGCATCAAGGGGATTTAGAATATCTTAAATATGCAAAAGATTACGGATTTAGTGATAAAACTATCGCACATCGATTCAATATGACAGAAGAAGATGTATATCAATTACGCATGGAAAATAATATAAAACCTGTTTATAAAATGGTTGATACATGCGCAGCTGAATTTGAATCTTCAACACCATATTATTATGGAACATATGAAACTGAAAACGAATCAATTGTTACAGATAAAGAAAAAATTCTAGTATTAGGTTCTGGTCCTATTCGAATCGGTCAAGGTGTAGAATTTGATTATGCGACAGTGCACGCTGTTTGGGCTATTCAAAAAGCTGGTTATGAAGCCATTATTGTGAATAACAATCCAGAAACTGTTTCAACGGACTTTTCAATTTCTGATAAATTATACTTCGAACCATTAACTGAAGAAGATGTTATGAACATCATTAATTTAGAACAACCAAAAGGTGTTGTTGTACAATTTGGTGGACAAACAGCGATTAACTTAGCTGATAAATTAGCGAAGCATGGTGTGAAAATTCTTGGTACGTCACTTGAAAACTTAAATCGTGCTGAAGATAGAAAAGAATTCGAGGCATTGTTAAGACAAATCAATGTTCCGCAGCCTCAAGGTAAAACAGCTACTTCACCTGAAGAAGCATTAGCTAACGCTGCAGAAATTGGCTATCCTGTTGTAGTAAGACCTTCTTATGTATTAGGTGGTCGTGCAATGGAAATTGTAGACAATGACACTGAGTTAGAAAACTATATGACACAAGCTGTTAAGGCGAGTCCAGAACACCCTGTATTAGTCGATAGATATTTAACGGGTAAAGAAATTGAAGTCGATGCAATTTGTGATGGTGAAACAGTTATTATTCCAGGAATTATGGAACATATTGAACGTGCAGGTGTGCATAGTGGTGACTCAATTGCTGTATATCCACCACAAACATTAACTGAAGAAGAGTTAGCAACACTTGAAGATTATACGATTAAGTTAGCAAAAGGATTAGATATAATTGGATTGATTAATATTCAATTCGTTATTGCACATGATGGCGTTTATGTGTTAGAAGTGAATCCACGTTCAAGTAGAACTGTACCATTTTTAAGTAAAATAACGGATATTCCAATGGCACAATTAGCAATGCGTGCAATAATGGGAGAAAAGCTTACAGCAATGGGTTATCAAGAAGGGGTCCAACCTTATGCTGAAGGTGTATTTGTTAAAGCTCCGGTATTTAGTTTTAATAAATTGAAAAATGTTGATATTACCTTAGGGCCTGAAATGAAATCAACAGGTGAAGTGATGGGTAAAGATACAACATTAGAAAAGGCGTTATTCAAAGGGTTAACAGGTAGTGGCGTAGAAGTGAAAGATCACGGTACAGTCTTAATGACAGTAAGTGATAAAGATAAAGAAGAAGTTGTTAAATTAGCGCAACGCTTAAATGAAGTTGGCTATAAAATTTTAGCAACATCTGGAACAGCTAAAAAATTATCAGAACATGACATTCCTGTTGAAGTTGTTGGTAAAATCGGTGGCGAAAACGATTTGCTAACACGTATTCAAAATGGTGATGTTCAAATCGTCATAAACACAATGACTAAAGGTAAAGAAGTTGAAAGAGATGGATTCCAAATTAGACGTACAACAGTTGAAAATGGTATTCCATGTTTAACTTCACTTGATACAGCAAATGCTTTAACAAACGTAATTGAGAGCATGACATTTACTATGCGTCAAATGTAA
- a CDS encoding carbamoyl phosphate synthase small subunit, protein MQSKRYLVLEDGSYYEGYRLGSDNLTVGEIVFNTAMTGYQETISDPSYTGQIITFTYPLIGNYGINRDDFESLVPTLNGIVVKEASAHPSNFRQQKTLHDVLELHEIPGIAGVDTRSITRKIRQHGVLKAGFTDRKEDIDQLVQHLQQVELPKDEVEIVSTKTPYVSTGKDLSVVLVDFGKKQNIVRELNVRGCNVTVVPYTTTAEEILAMAPDGVMLSNGPGNPEVVECAIPMIQGILGKIPFFGICLGHQLFALSQDASSFKMKFGHRGANHPVKNLETGKVDITSQNHGYAIDKDSLKNTELEITHIALNDGTVEGLKHKTLPAFSVQYHPEANPGPSDSNYLFDEFVKMMTNFKEKERQINA, encoded by the coding sequence ATGCAAAGCAAACGTTATCTAGTGTTAGAAGACGGTTCATACTATGAGGGCTACCGTTTAGGGTCTGATAACTTAACTGTAGGAGAAATTGTATTTAATACAGCAATGACAGGTTATCAAGAAACAATTTCAGATCCATCATATACAGGACAAATCATTACATTTACGTATCCTTTAATTGGAAATTATGGAATTAATCGAGATGATTTTGAATCATTAGTACCGACATTAAACGGCATAGTAGTGAAAGAAGCAAGTGCACATCCAAGTAATTTTAGACAACAAAAGACACTTCATGACGTTTTAGAATTGCATGAAATTCCTGGTATTGCAGGTGTAGACACAAGAAGTATTACACGTAAGATTCGTCAACATGGTGTGTTAAAAGCCGGTTTTACTGATCGAAAAGAAGATATTGATCAACTGGTTCAACACTTACAACAAGTTGAATTACCTAAAGATGAAGTTGAGATTGTATCTACTAAAACACCATATGTCTCAACTGGTAAGGATTTAAGCGTTGTGCTTGTAGACTTTGGTAAAAAACAAAATATCGTAAGAGAACTAAACGTCAGAGGTTGCAATGTTACAGTTGTTCCTTATACAACAACAGCTGAAGAAATTTTAGCAATGGCTCCAGATGGTGTCATGTTATCTAATGGACCAGGTAACCCAGAAGTAGTAGAATGCGCAATTCCAATGATTCAAGGTATTTTAGGGAAAATTCCATTCTTTGGTATCTGCCTTGGACATCAACTATTTGCATTATCCCAAGATGCAAGCTCATTTAAAATGAAGTTTGGTCATCGTGGTGCGAACCATCCAGTTAAAAACTTAGAAACTGGAAAAGTAGATATTACAAGTCAAAACCATGGTTATGCAATTGATAAAGATTCATTAAAAAATACAGAATTAGAAATCACACATATTGCTTTAAATGATGGTACTGTAGAAGGTTTAAAACATAAAACACTGCCTGCTTTTTCAGTACAATACCATCCTGAAGCAAATCCAGGACCGTCAGATTCAAATTATCTATTTGATGAATTTGTTAAAATGATGACTAATTTTAAGGAAAAGGAGCGTCAAATCAATGCCTAA
- the pyrE gene encoding orotate phosphoribosyltransferase, protein MAKEIAKSLLDIEAVTLSPNDLYTWSSGIKSPIYCDNRITLGYPLVRGAIRDGLINLIKEHFPDVEIISGTATAGIPHAAFIAEKLKLPMNYVRSSSKSHGKQNQIEGARSEGKKVVVIEDLISTGGSSVTAVEALKQAGAEVLGVVAIFTYGLKKADETFKNIELPFYTLSDYNELIEVAKDEGKISKEDIQTLVEWRDNLA, encoded by the coding sequence ATGGCAAAAGAAATTGCAAAATCATTATTAGATATTGAAGCTGTAACTCTATCACCAAATGATTTATATACATGGAGTTCAGGTATTAAATCACCTATATATTGTGATAACCGAATTACACTAGGTTATCCATTAGTTCGTGGTGCAATTCGAGATGGACTAATTAATTTAATTAAGGAACATTTTCCTGATGTTGAAATTATTTCAGGTACGGCTACTGCAGGAATTCCGCATGCAGCATTCATTGCTGAAAAGTTAAAGCTGCCAATGAATTATGTACGATCTTCAAGTAAGAGTCATGGCAAACAGAACCAAATTGAAGGCGCTAGAAGTGAAGGTAAAAAAGTCGTTGTTATAGAAGATTTAATTTCAACAGGTGGTTCTTCAGTAACAGCAGTTGAAGCGTTAAAACAAGCCGGCGCAGAAGTATTAGGTGTTGTAGCTATTTTTACTTATGGTTTGAAAAAAGCTGATGAAACATTTAAAAATATCGAACTTCCATTTTATACATTAAGTGATTACAATGAACTTATTGAAGTTGCTAAAGATGAAGGCAAAATTTCTAAAGAAGATATTCAAACATTAGTTGAATGGAGAGACAACTTAGCATAA
- a CDS encoding NCS2 family nucleobase:cation symporter yields the protein MQNEEMFERTVKPVLDVNEKPQPAQWAFLSLQHLFAMFGATVLVPFLTGLPISAALLASGIGTLLYILITKAQIPAYLGSSFAFITPIITGLSTHSLGDMLVALFMSGVMYVIIGVLIKLSGTAWLMKLLPPVVVGPVIMVIGLSLAPTAVNMAMYENPGDMKGYNISFLVVAMVTLLVTIVVQGFFKGFLSLIPVLVGIIVGYVVAIFMGIVKFDAVMSAKWLDFPHIYLPFKDYVPSFHLGLVLVMIPIVFVTVSEHIGHQMVLNKIVGRNFFEKPGLDKSIIGDGVSTMFASIIGGPPSTTYGENIGVLAITRIYSIYVIGGAAVIAIILAFIGKFTALISSIPTPVMGGVSILLFGIIAASGLRMLVESKVDFANNRNLVIASVVLVVGIGNLVFNLKEIGINLQIEGMALAALSGIILNLILPKEKKQNN from the coding sequence ATGCAAAATGAAGAAATGTTTGAACGAACAGTAAAGCCTGTACTTGATGTAAATGAAAAACCACAACCGGCACAATGGGCATTTTTAAGCTTACAACATTTGTTTGCGATGTTTGGTGCAACGGTACTTGTACCATTCTTAACAGGACTACCAATATCAGCAGCGTTACTTGCTTCGGGAATCGGTACTCTACTTTATATATTAATAACAAAAGCGCAAATCCCGGCATATCTTGGATCGAGCTTTGCATTTATTACACCAATTATCACAGGTTTAAGTACTCATAGCTTAGGTGATATGCTAGTGGCATTATTTATGAGTGGTGTTATGTACGTAATTATCGGCGTTTTAATCAAGTTAAGTGGAACAGCTTGGTTAATGAAACTATTACCACCAGTTGTAGTTGGTCCAGTCATTATGGTTATTGGTTTAAGTTTAGCGCCAACTGCTGTAAATATGGCAATGTATGAAAATCCAGGTGATATGAAAGGTTACAATATAAGCTTCTTAGTTGTAGCAATGGTTACATTACTAGTAACGATAGTAGTACAAGGATTTTTCAAAGGATTCTTATCATTAATACCAGTACTTGTAGGTATCATCGTCGGATATGTGGTAGCGATTTTTATGGGGATAGTTAAATTTGATGCTGTTATGTCAGCAAAATGGCTAGATTTCCCTCATATTTATCTGCCATTTAAAGACTATGTACCATCATTCCATTTAGGTCTTGTGCTAGTTATGATTCCAATCGTATTTGTAACGGTAAGTGAACATATCGGTCATCAGATGGTACTAAATAAAATAGTAGGTAGAAACTTTTTTGAAAAGCCAGGGCTTGATAAATCAATTATTGGTGACGGTGTATCTACTATGTTCGCAAGTATCATTGGTGGACCACCAAGTACAACATACGGTGAAAACATTGGTGTCTTAGCAATTACAAGAATTTACAGCATTTATGTTATCGGTGGCGCTGCAGTAATAGCGATTATATTGGCATTCATTGGTAAATTTACAGCACTAATATCTTCAATACCAACGCCAGTCATGGGTGGTGTGTCGATTTTACTTTTCGGAATTATTGCAGCTAGTGGATTAAGAATGCTAGTTGAAAGTAAAGTAGACTTCGCTAATAACCGTAACTTAGTAATAGCTTCTGTAGTCTTAGTCGTAGGCATTGGTAACTTAGTATTCAACTTGAAAGAAATTGGTATCAATCTTCAAATCGAAGGAATGGCATTAGCAGCACTTTCAGGAATTATTTTGAACTTAATCTTACCTAAAGAGAAAAAGCAAAACAATTAA
- a CDS encoding aspartate carbamoyltransferase catalytic subunit has product MNHLLSMEHLSTDQIYSLIQKASQFKSGERQLPNFEGKYVANLFFENSTRTKCSFEMAELKLGLKTISFETSTSSVSKGESLYDTCKTLESIGCDLLVIRHPFNNYYDKLANINIPIANAGDGSGQHPTQSLLDLMTIYEEYGYFEGLNVLICGDIKNSRVARSNYYSLKALGANVMFNSPDAWIDDSLEAPYVNIDDVIENVDIVMLLRIQHERHGLAEEARFAADDYHQKHGLKETRYNKLQSHAIVMHPAPVNRGVEIQTDLVEASKSRIFKQMENGVYLRMAVIDELLNK; this is encoded by the coding sequence ATGAATCATTTATTATCAATGGAACATTTATCAACAGATCAAATCTATTCACTTATCCAAAAGGCTAGTCAATTTAAATCTGGTGAACGTCAACTACCAAACTTTGAAGGGAAATATGTTGCAAATTTATTCTTTGAAAATTCTACTCGAACAAAGTGTAGTTTTGAAATGGCCGAACTTAAATTAGGATTGAAAACTATTAGTTTTGAAACTTCTACATCGTCAGTTTCTAAGGGAGAATCCTTATATGATACATGTAAAACGTTGGAAAGTATTGGCTGTGATTTACTAGTCATAAGACATCCATTTAATAATTACTATGACAAATTAGCAAATATTAATATTCCTATTGCAAATGCTGGTGATGGAAGTGGACAACATCCAACTCAAAGTTTACTTGACTTAATGACGATTTATGAAGAGTACGGTTATTTCGAAGGATTAAATGTATTGATATGTGGAGATATAAAAAATTCACGCGTCGCACGCAGCAACTATTACAGTTTAAAGGCATTAGGAGCAAACGTTATGTTTAATAGTCCTGATGCGTGGATTGATGATTCATTAGAAGCACCTTATGTCAATATTGACGATGTAATTGAAAATGTAGACATCGTAATGTTACTAAGAATTCAACATGAAAGACATGGACTTGCTGAAGAAGCGAGATTCGCAGCAGACGATTATCATCAAAAGCATGGTTTAAAAGAAACAAGATATAACAAATTACAATCGCATGCAATTGTGATGCATCCAGCTCCAGTTAATAGAGGCGTAGAAATACAAACTGACTTAGTTGAAGCTTCAAAATCAAGAATTTTCAAACAAATGGAAAATGGCGTGTACTTAAGAATGGCAGTCATTGATGAATTATTAAATAAGTAA
- a CDS encoding dihydroorotase — MKLIKNGKVLQNGELVKADILIDGKVVKQIATEIEVSNDVDIIDAKGHFVSPGFVDVHVHLREPGGEYKETIETGTKAAARGGFTTVCPMPNTRPVPDSVEHFEALQKLIKDNAQVRVLPYASITTRQLGKELVDFPALVKEGAFAFTDDGIGVQTASMMYEGMIEAAKVNKAIVAHCEDNSLIYGGAMHEGKRSKELGIPGIPNICESVQIARDVLLAEAAGCHYHVCHVSTKESVRVIRDAKRAGIHVTAEVTPHHLLLTEDDIPGNNAIYKMNPPLRSTEDRDALLEGLLDGTIDCIATDHAPHARDEKAQPMEKAPFGIVGSETAFPLLYTHFVKNGNWTLQQLVDYLTIKPCETFNLDYGTLKENGYADLTIIDLENEQEIKGEDFLSKADNTPFIGYKVYGNPILTMVEGEVKFEGDK, encoded by the coding sequence ATGAAATTAATTAAAAACGGTAAAGTATTGCAAAATGGCGAATTAGTAAAAGCAGATATTTTAATTGATGGTAAAGTAGTTAAACAAATTGCAACTGAGATAGAAGTAAGCAATGATGTTGACATTATAGATGCGAAAGGCCACTTTGTATCACCTGGATTTGTTGATGTTCATGTTCATTTACGCGAACCCGGTGGTGAATATAAAGAAACAATTGAAACGGGTACAAAAGCAGCAGCAAGAGGTGGATTTACTACAGTTTGTCCAATGCCAAATACAAGACCAGTTCCAGATTCTGTTGAACATTTTGAAGCATTACAAAAACTAATTAAAGACAATGCCCAAGTACGTGTATTGCCATATGCATCGATCACGACACGACAATTAGGTAAAGAACTCGTTGACTTTCCTGCGCTTGTAAAAGAAGGTGCATTCGCTTTTACAGATGACGGTATTGGTGTTCAAACTGCTAGCATGATGTATGAAGGTATGATTGAAGCTGCAAAAGTAAATAAAGCAATTGTAGCACACTGTGAAGATAATTCATTAATCTATGGTGGCGCTATGCATGAAGGAAAACGCAGTAAAGAATTAGGTATACCAGGCATTCCAAACATTTGTGAATCCGTACAAATTGCTAGAGACGTATTATTAGCTGAAGCTGCCGGATGTCATTACCATGTATGTCATGTATCTACAAAAGAAAGTGTCAGAGTCATTCGTGATGCTAAACGAGCTGGAATTCATGTAACAGCTGAAGTAACACCGCATCATTTATTATTAACAGAAGACGATATACCTGGAAATAATGCGATTTATAAAATGAATCCACCATTAAGAAGTACTGAAGATAGAGATGCATTATTGGAAGGTTTACTTGATGGCACTATCGATTGTATTGCAACTGATCATGCGCCACATGCAAGAGATGAAAAAGCACAACCAATGGAAAAAGCACCATTCGGTATTGTTGGTAGTGAGACAGCATTCCCACTGTTATATACGCATTTTGTAAAAAATGGTAACTGGACACTACAACAGTTGGTTGATTATTTAACAATTAAGCCATGTGAAACTTTTAATCTAGATTATGGCACATTAAAAGAAAATGGTTATGCTGATTTAACAATTATTGATTTAGAAAACGAACAAGAAATTAAAGGTGAGGACTTCTTATCAAAAGCAGACAATACACCTTTCATCGGATATAAAGTATACGGAAATCCGATTTTAACAATGGTTGAAGGTGAAGTTAAATTTGAGGGGGATAAATAA
- the pyrF gene encoding orotidine-5'-phosphate decarboxylase: MKDLPIIALDFESKDKVNQFLDLFDEALFVKVGMELFYQEGPQLINEIKGRGHDVFLDLKLHDIPNTVGKAMEGLAKLNVDLVNVHAAGGTKMMSEAIKGLRKHNQHTKIIAVTQLTSTTEDMLHQEQNIQSTIEEAVLNYATLAKNAGLDGVVCSPLESRMLTEELGESFLKVTPGIRPKGVSQDDQHRITTPEEARQLGSTHIVVGRPITQSDNPVESYHKIKESWLA; encoded by the coding sequence ATGAAGGATTTGCCAATTATTGCATTAGATTTTGAATCAAAAGATAAAGTAAATCAATTTCTAGATTTGTTTGATGAAGCATTGTTTGTAAAAGTAGGTATGGAACTTTTTTATCAAGAAGGACCGCAATTAATAAATGAAATTAAAGGTCGAGGTCATGATGTGTTTTTAGATTTAAAGTTACATGACATTCCTAATACAGTTGGAAAAGCTATGGAAGGATTAGCGAAATTAAATGTTGATTTAGTAAATGTGCATGCAGCTGGTGGCACTAAGATGATGTCTGAAGCAATAAAGGGGTTAAGAAAACATAATCAACATACAAAAATTATTGCGGTAACACAGCTTACATCGACAACTGAAGACATGTTACATCAAGAACAAAATATACAATCAACAATTGAAGAAGCGGTATTAAATTATGCGACATTAGCCAAAAATGCTGGTTTAGACGGAGTTGTTTGTTCGCCACTCGAAAGTCGCATGTTAACTGAGGAATTAGGGGAATCATTTTTGAAAGTCACTCCAGGCATTAGACCTAAAGGTGTATCTCAAGATGATCAGCATCGAATTACAACGCCGGAAGAAGCAAGGCAATTAGGTTCGACACATATCGTTGTTGGTAGACCTATTACACAAAGTGACAATCCTGTTGAAAGTTATCATAAAATAAAAGAAAGTTGGTTAGCATAA